Proteins from a single region of Siphonobacter curvatus:
- a CDS encoding OmpA family protein — translation MIRPFKSLLTLACFCFVLASTSCQNASKEDQKAKDTAQSTEAEQKTEIPQAEASQPFDINTIPVSTHPLEAFPFFSLPKGLVEQNKPVQRSYDKLFFAINGVMTPLEGKVWKSYIVTKPGSTEEWSQPYFEKSYDDAITKVGGVKIFDGEITKAEYERYHNQASYLGEDGSIGYDGENIKVYVIHRADGGDIYIQLSGNSASGKLNILQKEAFKQTITLLKADQIQSQLAEKGKAVLYINFDVDKATLKPEGQEAVQEIEKVLKSDKGLKISIEGHTDDTGNADHNKKLSEDRVKTVLKELIAAGTDQSRLKAVGYGAQKPLVPNDSEENRAKNRRVELVKINE, via the coding sequence ATGATTAGACCCTTCAAATCACTGCTTACACTGGCTTGCTTTTGTTTTGTTCTGGCAAGCACCTCTTGCCAAAATGCCAGCAAAGAAGATCAAAAAGCGAAGGATACCGCACAATCCACTGAAGCGGAACAAAAAACGGAGATTCCCCAGGCAGAGGCTTCCCAACCTTTTGATATTAATACCATTCCGGTATCTACCCATCCGCTCGAAGCCTTTCCCTTTTTCAGTCTTCCTAAGGGCTTAGTCGAACAAAATAAACCTGTACAGCGAAGTTATGATAAGCTATTTTTTGCTATCAACGGCGTTATGACTCCGCTAGAAGGAAAAGTATGGAAGAGCTACATCGTCACAAAGCCGGGTAGTACCGAAGAGTGGTCACAGCCCTATTTTGAAAAAAGCTATGACGATGCGATTACCAAAGTGGGTGGCGTCAAGATCTTCGATGGCGAAATTACGAAGGCCGAGTACGAACGTTACCATAATCAGGCTTCCTACTTAGGTGAGGATGGCTCGATTGGGTATGATGGCGAAAACATAAAAGTATATGTCATTCACCGAGCAGATGGTGGCGACATCTACATCCAGCTCAGCGGAAACAGTGCTTCCGGTAAACTCAATATCCTGCAAAAGGAAGCTTTTAAGCAAACCATCACTCTGTTGAAAGCCGATCAAATCCAAAGCCAGTTGGCTGAAAAAGGGAAAGCGGTCCTCTACATCAACTTTGATGTCGATAAAGCTACGTTGAAGCCCGAAGGCCAAGAAGCAGTACAGGAAATCGAAAAGGTACTGAAAAGTGATAAAGGACTCAAAATCAGCATTGAAGGTCACACGGATGATACCGGCAATGCCGATCACAATAAAAAGTTATCGGAAGATCGGGTTAAAACCGTACTTAAGGAATTAATCGCAGCCGGTACTGACCAATCCCGATTGAAAGCCGTCGGATACGGAGCCCAAAAACCTTTGGTACCGAATGATTCAGAAGAAAATAGAGCAAAGAATCGACGCGTAGAACTAGTGAAAATAAACGAGTAG